The nucleotide sequence attaaaTCAGTCTATCGAAATTAACACCCGATAAAAATTGAATCTGATATCTTAAGAGAAGAACACTTTAAGGTCTCAAATCAACATCAAATATAGGTTAACGAGTTTGTATTGAACGGTCTAACTTGCaccactatttttttcttccgtCTCTAAGTTTTCTTACTTGCAgataatcattttcaaaatatgttTGTCACAACTTTGATACATCTTATTGTTCGGAATCTAACTTGTTCAACTAGATCCAACCTATGttcaaaaagattttttttcttcttaaaagtAATAGGATTATGCTAACCAATGCCTTAAGAATTAGGGCACTagttatcatttctcaaaattaaCATAGTTAATacattaaaacttttaaaaacaaGTTTTTCCATATAActaattatcaattttttatttcttcaaatcatTAACAAGtaacccttatttttatttttatttttttgcagaaagtGCCCTTAAGTTTGTTAACTTAAACCTTCTAAATATTATCTGTTGgcagaattattattattataaaacatGATCAATCaatagaaataataatattataaacacaGGACTTGCCACTTGGGTTGTACTTGTTATATATGCAATTGTGGAGTGAAGTAAACCAAGTAATGTAAGCAACACAATATTGGCTCAAACTCTTAAGTATTCAAGTCCAAATGGAACTCGAAACTTTGCTTTCTTTGTTACTTTTCTCAGCACCACTCGTTTGGTTCTTATTCTTAGCCACTAAAAAACAATCCAAATTCCAAAAAACACCCTCCTCCACCGCCATTCCCAAAACTTACCCTATCATTGGTTCTGTCTTTTCCATTTACGCCAACTTCCACCGCCGTGTCCACTGGATCTCCGACATCCTCCAAACCATCCCTTCTTCCACCTTCATCCTCCACCGCTCCTTCGGTTCCCGCCAAGTTTTCACGGCAAACCCCGCCGTAGTGCAACATATTCTCAAAACCAACTTCCCTTGCTACCGCAAAGGTCTCACGCTTAAACGTTCCGTCGGTGATTTTCTCGGGGACGGCATCTTCAGTGCCGACGGTGAAACTTGGAAGTTTCAACGACAAATTTCCAGCCATGAATTCAACACTAAGTCTCTACGTAAATTTGTCGAAACTGTCGTCGAGGTTGAACTCAATGATCGTCTGCTTCCTATTCTCTCCGAAGCTTCCAAAAACCAAACGGTTCTGCTTGATTTTCAAGATATCCTCCAACGTTTTACGTTCGATAGTATCTGCAGAATCGCGTTTGGATTCGATCCGGAGTACTTACATTCTTCTCTTCCCAAAACCATGTTTGTAAAAGCCTTTGACGATAGCTCACTAATTAGCAGTGTGAGATTTAACGCTGCGATTCCATTGATATGGAAAGTgaagaaaatattaaacatAGGGATCGAGCGACGATTGAAAGAAGCCGTCGCTGAAGTAAGAGGACTTGCTACAAGAATCGTtagggaaaagaaaaaagagctTAAAGAAAAAGCAACTTTGGAATCAGTTGATCTTTTATCGCGGTTTTTAAGTTCGGGTCATTCGGATGAATCATTTGTAGTTGATATTGTAATAAGCTTTATTCTTGCTGGGAAAGATACAACTTCAGCTGCACTCACGTGGTTCTTTTGGCTACTCTCTAAGCATAGTCATGTGGAGAATGAAATTCTCAAAG is from Medicago truncatula cultivar Jemalong A17 chromosome 1, MtrunA17r5.0-ANR, whole genome shotgun sequence and encodes:
- the LOC25484318 gene encoding cytochrome P450 94A2; the encoded protein is MELETLLSLLLFSAPLVWFLFLATKKQSKFQKTPSSTAIPKTYPIIGSVFSIYANFHRRVHWISDILQTIPSSTFILHRSFGSRQVFTANPAVVQHILKTNFPCYRKGLTLKRSVGDFLGDGIFSADGETWKFQRQISSHEFNTKSLRKFVETVVEVELNDRLLPILSEASKNQTVLLDFQDILQRFTFDSICRIAFGFDPEYLHSSLPKTMFVKAFDDSSLISSVRFNAAIPLIWKVKKILNIGIERRLKEAVAEVRGLATRIVREKKKELKEKATLESVDLLSRFLSSGHSDESFVVDIVISFILAGKDTTSAALTWFFWLLSKHSHVENEILKEITGKSEIVSYDEVKDMVYTHASLCESMRLYPPVPVDTKEAAYNDVLPDGTFVKKGWRVAYHIYAMGRSEKIWGLDWAEFRPERWLSQDEDGKWSFIGMDPYSYAVFQAGPRVCLGKEMAFLQMKRVVAGIMRQFRVVPAMDKGVEPEYIAHLTSLMKGGFSVRIEKRSHKDQ